Proteins encoded together in one Salarchaeum sp. JOR-1 window:
- a CDS encoding HAMP domain-containing sensor histidine kinase, producing MRRLIGSGVIVGLGFCALILHVLHYRQEQALHSAILGALLPMALALLLISVGRWVFTSQFSDRIVLRMAGWTGIGAAGGLLFGYPVIPYQAAHGVPLVDVPFLLVNYLTVGALAGSVIGYYDGHQQRYQTQLEDIRDELRTREQELEEENERLDAFASLVSHDLRNPLNVVAGRMQLAKETGDTSHLADALDAVDRMETIIEDLLLVAQEGDAVSDDALEAVQLRDVAKESWKTCETGSATLEVEDSYGFEADRSRLKHVFENLYRNAVEHGYDEVTVRVGSLDGSGFYVEDTGPGIPPDKRDQVFEFGYSTNSSGTGFGLYLVKQIAVAHGWQVTVTQSDEGGTRFEFDTPSEQNG from the coding sequence ATGCGTCGGCTGATCGGGTCTGGGGTAATCGTCGGTCTTGGTTTCTGTGCGCTGATTCTCCACGTTCTTCATTATCGGCAGGAGCAAGCGCTTCACTCTGCGATTCTCGGGGCGCTTCTGCCGATGGCGCTTGCACTTCTCCTGATTAGCGTTGGCCGTTGGGTTTTCACGAGCCAGTTTAGTGATCGGATCGTGCTTCGGATGGCAGGGTGGACGGGTATTGGTGCGGCTGGTGGTCTTCTGTTCGGGTATCCTGTGATTCCATATCAGGCGGCTCACGGCGTGCCATTAGTTGATGTTCCGTTTCTTCTCGTGAATTATCTCACAGTCGGCGCGCTCGCTGGGTCAGTAATCGGGTACTACGATGGACACCAGCAGCGATACCAAACACAATTAGAGGATATCCGTGATGAGCTGCGCACCCGTGAGCAGGAGCTTGAAGAGGAGAATGAACGGTTGGATGCGTTCGCAAGTCTCGTGTCTCATGATCTCCGCAATCCGTTGAACGTTGTTGCCGGGCGGATGCAACTCGCCAAAGAGACTGGTGATACCAGTCACCTGGCCGACGCTCTGGATGCTGTGGACCGGATGGAGACGATCATCGAGGACCTCCTCTTGGTGGCCCAAGAAGGAGACGCGGTTAGCGACGATGCACTCGAGGCTGTCCAGTTGCGAGACGTGGCTAAAGAATCGTGGAAAACCTGTGAGACGGGATCAGCCACTCTCGAAGTCGAAGATTCATATGGCTTCGAAGCCGATCGGAGTCGTCTGAAACACGTTTTTGAGAACCTCTACCGGAACGCCGTCGAACACGGCTATGACGAAGTCACCGTTCGTGTTGGGTCACTTGACGGGAGTGGGTTTTACGTCGAGGATACGGGGCCAGGGATTCCTCCGGACAAACGGGACCAGGTGTTCGAGTTCGGCTATTCGACGAATTCGTCCGGAACCGGATTTGGATTGTACCTTGTCAAGCAGATTGCGGTCGCTCACGGGTGGCAAGTGACTGTCACCCAGAGCGACGAGGGCGGTACTCGGTTCGAATTCGACACTCCCTCGGAGCAGAACGGCTAA
- a CDS encoding M20 family metallopeptidase: MTQDAVRTYVEEGESQLVEQTEHLLSFDTSNPPGDTRSLADEIQATFERLAIDTERVVADPAKPNLVATPPGASAQTLIFNGHLDTVPSDDAAWTYDPLGEREDDRVYGRGATDMKGPLAAMLTTAKAFVETDTTPPVTLQFVIVSDEEVAGEAGLPTVLSERRLDADWAVIGETTCTENRHSVTVADKGSVWVTLTAEGTAAHGSRPMLGENAIDRLYDAVETIRERFGTERFSLPADVDAIIDESVAYYEPTMGRETARALFEQPTINLGTIDGGETINSVPAAAQARLDIRLTAGVETSEVLQRLRACVASCDGIGIEDVSWSIGTYEPLESPLVTAVTETAESITGDQIYRRSATGGGDAKKFRHVGIHTVEFALGTDTVHAADEYTTRDALLGNALVYAMLPFKLKEQAITNDGDDGENK; the protein is encoded by the coding sequence GTGACGCAGGACGCTGTTCGGACGTACGTCGAGGAGGGTGAATCGCAGCTCGTCGAGCAGACCGAGCACCTGCTCTCGTTCGATACGAGCAACCCGCCGGGGGACACACGTTCCCTCGCCGACGAGATCCAAGCGACGTTCGAGCGGCTGGCTATCGACACAGAACGGGTCGTCGCGGATCCTGCGAAGCCGAATTTGGTAGCGACACCCCCGGGAGCGTCGGCGCAGACGCTCATCTTCAACGGTCACCTCGATACGGTTCCCTCCGACGACGCAGCCTGGACGTACGACCCCTTGGGCGAGCGTGAGGACGACCGCGTCTACGGACGCGGCGCGACCGACATGAAGGGCCCGCTCGCAGCCATGCTGACGACAGCGAAAGCCTTCGTCGAGACTGATACGACGCCGCCTGTCACGCTGCAATTTGTCATCGTCAGCGATGAGGAAGTCGCTGGGGAGGCGGGCCTCCCAACTGTCCTTAGCGAGCGGCGGCTTGACGCGGACTGGGCAGTGATCGGTGAGACGACCTGTACGGAGAACCGTCACTCTGTGACTGTCGCGGACAAGGGGAGCGTCTGGGTGACGCTGACTGCTGAGGGAACTGCTGCTCACGGATCGCGGCCGATGCTCGGCGAGAATGCGATTGATCGACTCTACGACGCGGTCGAGACGATCCGGGAACGGTTTGGGACTGAGCGCTTCTCACTGCCAGCGGACGTCGACGCGATCATCGACGAGTCGGTCGCGTACTATGAACCGACAATGGGGCGAGAGACCGCCCGGGCCCTCTTTGAACAGCCGACGATCAATCTCGGGACGATCGACGGTGGGGAGACGATCAACAGCGTGCCGGCCGCAGCACAAGCGCGCCTCGACATCCGGTTGACTGCGGGTGTCGAGACGTCTGAGGTGTTACAGCGACTCCGGGCGTGTGTCGCAAGCTGTGACGGCATCGGAATTGAGGACGTGAGTTGGAGCATCGGCACCTACGAGCCGCTCGAGAGCCCGCTCGTAACGGCCGTTACCGAGACTGCCGAGTCCATCACTGGAGACCAAATCTACCGCCGGAGCGCGACGGGTGGCGGCGACGCGAAGAAATTTCGGCACGTCGGCATTCACACTGTCGAATTCGCGCTGGGAACCGATACGGTTCACGCAGCCGACGAGTACACGACTCGAGATGCACTCCTCGGGAACGCGCTTGTCTACGCTATGCTCCCGTTCAAGCTCAAAGAACAGGCAATCACCAATGACGGTGACGATGGAGAGAACAAGTGA
- a CDS encoding DUF2892 domain-containing protein has translation MERNVGSLDGKARIGIGILALVAGGLAIGGYWAAGTVVGTVALLVGGILVVTGTTQKCPIYAGTGIDTVEKQ, from the coding sequence ATGGAACGGAACGTGGGGTCACTGGACGGGAAAGCCCGGATCGGGATCGGTATTCTCGCACTGGTCGCTGGCGGTCTCGCCATCGGCGGGTATTGGGCAGCAGGGACAGTAGTCGGCACGGTGGCGCTCCTGGTTGGCGGCATCCTGGTGGTCACCGGGACGACCCAGAAATGCCCCATCTACGCCGGGACCGGAATCGATACGGTCGAGAAACAGTAG
- a CDS encoding cbb3-type cytochrome c oxidase subunit I: MSTNEILSSPSDAAEPLRFTPFHAAGVLFIGVGLVFAVYRGLMEFDLVPIVGWMTWSHIHYVTIGGFTQVLFGMLPQLTARKLRRPLPSRRTLRSIFLALNGGFLVLWYGRAYGRTLAFDVGLALIWFTTLAVFLLLVAMVMKSDGEQAWDTTIGLYLLSVFVFLFGILYAIGLFSHPWQVPGGWHGLREAHVHANAWGFLGLAAIGTLYNLLPRLTQTDLYSDRLKNASFWLLAAGIFPLIIGPWLGMGRLVTMPGLVLYGTGFVLYFYNLARTYQSGTRSSIARTLLTAQIWILGPAVFAPFLLFGLPLGIRSTWVEQGALHFFFLGWALPIALAGLRAYFRNLPCMIDGALGLKDRANPTDLLPVDEIPAGISLWTLVAWNVAVLAVGLGFFFQDQTFATYLHGLGWLLLIGIWAVQLAKIVAGRRRLRLESSPSDQ; this comes from the coding sequence ATGTCCACCAACGAAATCTTATCGTCACCGAGTGACGCAGCAGAACCACTCCGGTTCACACCGTTTCATGCTGCCGGTGTGTTGTTTATCGGGGTCGGTCTCGTCTTCGCCGTGTACCGCGGCCTGATGGAGTTCGATCTCGTTCCGATCGTCGGCTGGATGACCTGGAGCCACATTCACTATGTGACGATCGGCGGCTTCACGCAGGTGCTGTTCGGCATGCTCCCACAGCTAACAGCCAGGAAACTCAGGCGACCACTCCCATCCAGGCGGACACTCAGGAGTATCTTCCTCGCGTTGAATGGCGGGTTTCTCGTTCTCTGGTACGGCCGTGCCTATGGGAGGACACTCGCCTTTGACGTCGGCCTCGCGCTGATCTGGTTCACGACGCTGGCCGTATTCTTGCTGCTCGTCGCTATGGTCATGAAAAGCGACGGTGAGCAGGCGTGGGATACGACGATTGGTCTCTATCTGCTCTCGGTATTCGTCTTCCTGTTCGGGATTCTCTATGCCATCGGGTTGTTCAGTCACCCCTGGCAAGTTCCTGGTGGGTGGCACGGTCTTCGTGAAGCGCACGTCCACGCGAATGCATGGGGGTTCCTCGGCCTCGCAGCCATCGGCACCCTGTACAACCTGCTGCCTCGCTTGACACAGACCGACCTCTATAGCGACCGACTCAAGAACGCCTCATTCTGGCTCCTCGCCGCTGGTATCTTCCCGCTCATTATCGGGCCCTGGCTCGGGATGGGGCGACTGGTCACGATGCCGGGACTCGTCCTGTATGGGACTGGATTCGTGCTGTACTTCTACAACCTCGCACGGACCTATCAATCAGGGACTCGGTCGTCGATTGCCCGAACGCTGCTGACGGCACAAATCTGGATTCTCGGACCGGCCGTGTTCGCACCGTTCCTCTTGTTTGGCCTTCCACTCGGGATTCGGAGCACGTGGGTCGAGCAGGGCGCGCTTCACTTTTTCTTCCTCGGCTGGGCGCTGCCAATCGCACTCGCCGGGTTGCGTGCCTACTTCCGCAATCTCCCCTGCATGATCGACGGTGCTCTCGGCCTCAAAGACCGAGCCAACCCGACCGATCTACTCCCCGTAGATGAAATTCCCGCAGGGATATCACTGTGGACGCTCGTCGCGTGGAACGTCGCTGTTCTGGCTGTTGGGCTTGGGTTTTTCTTTCAGGATCAGACGTTTGCGACGTATCTCCACGGGCTCGGGTGGCTCCTCCTCATCGGTATCTGGGCAGTCCAACTCGCAAAGATCGTCGCGGGACGGCGGCGACTTCGCCTGGAGTCGTCACCAAGTGATCAGTAA
- a CDS encoding helix-turn-helix domain-containing protein — translation MPHAKLTIDVPAETWIGDVSAQHPDLRFEVVAAMPGEDTGIALVRLRTDDPLSIITEIRERADIDELELLWKYEDEALLQIESSNPLLLLPVWRSGVPLTTPFEIQDRRATWEMMTSNSRLSRLRTQLDEFGIGFSIEFVRDVGASQADQLLTDRQQEVLFTAAENGYYQAPREATLGDIADTLDIANATCSDVLHRAEGHIIHWFIDEHMRVEVG, via the coding sequence ATGCCACACGCGAAACTAACGATAGATGTCCCCGCGGAGACCTGGATCGGTGACGTCTCTGCGCAGCATCCGGATCTCCGCTTCGAAGTTGTCGCTGCGATGCCCGGTGAAGACACCGGGATCGCGCTGGTTCGACTTCGAACCGACGATCCGCTCTCCATCATTACTGAAATCCGGGAGCGAGCGGACATCGATGAATTAGAATTGCTCTGGAAATACGAGGACGAGGCGCTCTTGCAGATCGAATCATCGAACCCACTGCTGTTATTGCCTGTTTGGCGATCCGGGGTTCCGCTCACGACGCCGTTCGAGATTCAGGATCGACGAGCGACTTGGGAGATGATGACCTCGAACAGTCGGTTGTCCCGACTTCGTACACAGCTTGACGAGTTTGGAATCGGGTTCTCGATTGAGTTCGTTCGGGATGTCGGCGCGAGTCAGGCGGATCAGTTGCTGACAGACCGCCAGCAAGAAGTGTTGTTCACAGCGGCCGAGAACGGCTATTATCAGGCCCCACGCGAAGCGACGCTCGGGGACATTGCAGACACGCTCGATATTGCGAATGCGACGTGTAGCGACGTGTTACACCGAGCGGAAGGCCATATTATCCACTGGTTCATCGACGAACACATGAGAGTTGAGGTCGGGTAG
- a CDS encoding helix-turn-helix domain-containing protein: MSAFDSGHQLEDIAVRDTRVSDAIDEPMRAMILDILADAALTAGEVHEQLADRGIDRTENTVRHHINELRDAGLVDVVRFEEGRGGTTKYYGANTIVLSYSLPETSEPAIDEMTDSVQPQIEAALATLTEEYEDVIDDITAEMQPCEHCRTQKYETYVLLTVLRRAFVRAYRDK; this comes from the coding sequence ATGAGTGCGTTCGATTCTGGCCACCAACTCGAGGACATTGCCGTCCGCGACACGCGGGTGTCTGATGCAATCGATGAGCCGATGCGGGCGATGATCCTCGACATCCTCGCGGATGCCGCCTTGACCGCGGGTGAGGTTCACGAACAACTCGCGGACAGGGGGATCGACCGGACTGAGAACACCGTCCGTCATCATATCAATGAACTCCGCGACGCAGGGCTCGTGGATGTCGTTCGATTCGAAGAGGGGCGAGGCGGCACGACGAAATACTATGGAGCGAACACGATCGTCCTCTCTTACTCGCTCCCAGAGACGTCCGAGCCAGCGATCGACGAGATGACTGATTCAGTCCAACCCCAGATCGAGGCGGCACTCGCAACGCTGACCGAGGAGTACGAGGACGTGATTGACGACATTACGGCCGAGATGCAACCCTGCGAACACTGCCGGACGCAGAAATACGAGACGTACGTGCTTCTGACTGTCTTGCGTCGCGCGTTCGTCCGTGCGTACCGAGACAAGTAA
- a CDS encoding metalloregulator ArsR/SmtB family transcription factor, protein MSDPDLELASRREIYQQIADTPGIHFRALLDTLDYAQGTLQYHLRQLADENLIEVSDDGKYTRYYPAAEFDETDQVVMNALRREYSRRILAHLLVDGPLSTTELSDRLDKAKSTVSWHLSNLADADLVTNERDGRSVVYAVSDPDRVKYLYTIHRRSFTDKVVDRLLGLWENY, encoded by the coding sequence ATGTCTGACCCGGACCTCGAACTGGCTTCCCGGCGGGAAATCTACCAGCAGATAGCCGACACCCCGGGCATCCATTTCCGTGCGCTTCTCGATACTCTCGACTACGCACAAGGAACGCTCCAGTATCACCTCCGCCAGCTCGCCGACGAGAACCTCATCGAGGTCTCGGACGATGGGAAGTACACGCGGTACTATCCAGCTGCCGAGTTCGACGAAACCGACCAAGTCGTGATGAACGCGCTGCGGCGCGAATACAGCCGCCGCATCCTCGCGCACCTCCTCGTGGACGGTCCACTCTCGACGACCGAACTAAGCGATCGCCTCGACAAGGCCAAATCGACGGTCTCGTGGCACCTCTCGAATCTCGCTGACGCCGACCTCGTCACGAACGAACGCGACGGCCGGAGCGTCGTCTACGCCGTCAGCGACCCCGACCGAGTCAAATACCTGTACACGATCCACCGTCGGTCGTTCACCGACAAAGTCGTTGACCGCTTACTCGGCCTGTGGGAGAATTATTGA
- a CDS encoding FAD:protein FMN transferase, translating into MGTLVDLYERVGDAHREFSCCDTTFVVEATGLRVNAAVSDARETADSLEGQLNAFETTSAVSQLNNEGTVTNRHVARIVRRGLEYFDRTDGVFDIHQGRVEHALKAFLRGDSDSLPETFDTGTVQLDGDQVTTDVALDLNGLAKGYIVDRTAETLASPGRRGFVSGGGDMSPPSGPVAIESPYGDDTPLKILETDWHIATSGEYRRERNGTDHVYNPQAESLGSRHESVTVVARRDCMEADALATTLAALPLAEAQTLADDWDGVEALVIHDGVFHPTNGFDAHVLDA; encoded by the coding sequence ATGGGAACCCTCGTTGACCTCTACGAGCGGGTTGGTGACGCGCACCGTGAGTTCAGCTGCTGCGATACGACGTTCGTCGTTGAGGCTACGGGACTGCGGGTTAACGCTGCCGTATCCGATGCGCGGGAGACAGCTGACTCGCTTGAAGGCCAACTGAACGCATTCGAGACGACGAGTGCGGTCAGTCAGCTGAACAACGAGGGAACGGTCACGAACAGGCACGTCGCACGGATCGTCCGCCGTGGACTCGAATACTTCGACCGCACGGATGGCGTCTTCGACATTCATCAGGGCCGTGTCGAACACGCCCTAAAAGCGTTCCTGCGCGGCGACAGCGACTCGCTGCCGGAAACGTTCGACACCGGAACAGTCCAGCTCGACGGCGACCAAGTCACCACTGATGTCGCACTCGATCTCAATGGTCTCGCCAAAGGGTACATCGTTGATCGAACCGCAGAGACACTCGCCAGCCCCGGCCGACGCGGATTCGTCAGTGGCGGCGGCGACATGTCTCCCCCGTCGGGGCCGGTCGCTATCGAGAGCCCTTACGGCGACGATACGCCGTTGAAAATCTTGGAGACAGACTGGCACATCGCAACGTCCGGTGAGTACCGCCGCGAACGGAACGGCACCGACCACGTCTACAACCCGCAAGCCGAGTCGCTTGGCTCGCGTCACGAGTCAGTCACTGTTGTCGCACGACGGGATTGTATGGAGGCCGACGCGCTTGCGACGACACTGGCTGCCCTTCCCCTCGCCGAGGCACAGACGCTCGCAGACGACTGGGACGGAGTGGAAGCGCTCGTCATTCACGACGGTGTCTTTCATCCGACCAACGGATTCGACGCCCATGTCTTGGACGCATAA
- a CDS encoding ABC transporter ATP-binding protein: MGAIELDGLTKDYGEVLANDDISFTVESGEIFGYLGPNGAGKTTTIRTLLGLIKPTAGTARVLGTDIRDRKALIDAKHRIGHLSDDQAFDDQATGAEILDLHAAVKGDDRRAELLDLFDPPLDRQVRAYSSGNVQKLGLVTTFMHDPDLVILDEPTGGLDPLVKHRFAEFLRAERDRGVTVFFSSHILSEVRRLCDRVGIIRNGQLVTVDPIDTLLRRTGKVVRINSADPIPIEFVDFDGVHDLETSVSDDQHADPDREFTECTFTFTGDINELLARLPDHEMVDVSIEEAPLEDVFLRFYGGGEDV, encoded by the coding sequence ATGGGCGCGATCGAGCTTGACGGGTTGACGAAGGATTACGGGGAGGTTCTCGCTAATGACGATATCTCGTTCACGGTCGAATCTGGCGAGATCTTCGGCTATCTTGGCCCGAACGGTGCGGGGAAGACAACGACGATACGGACGCTCCTCGGGCTTATCAAACCGACCGCAGGGACGGCACGGGTACTCGGGACTGATATTCGGGACCGCAAGGCCCTCATCGACGCGAAACACCGGATCGGTCACCTTTCGGACGATCAGGCGTTCGACGACCAAGCAACCGGGGCAGAGATTCTCGACCTCCATGCCGCCGTGAAAGGCGACGACCGACGAGCGGAACTGCTCGACCTGTTCGACCCGCCACTTGACCGGCAAGTTCGTGCTTATTCCAGCGGGAACGTCCAGAAGCTGGGGCTGGTGACGACGTTCATGCACGACCCGGATCTCGTCATTCTCGACGAGCCGACGGGTGGCCTCGACCCCCTCGTGAAACATCGATTCGCCGAATTCCTCCGGGCAGAACGGGACCGGGGCGTCACTGTGTTCTTCTCCTCGCACATCTTGAGCGAGGTTCGACGGCTCTGTGACCGCGTTGGCATCATTCGCAACGGTCAACTCGTCACTGTGGATCCAATCGACACGCTCCTGCGTCGGACTGGGAAAGTTGTCCGCATCAACAGCGCCGACCCGATCCCCATCGAGTTCGTCGATTTCGACGGCGTTCACGACCTCGAAACGAGCGTGTCGGACGACCAGCACGCCGACCCGGATCGGGAATTCACCGAGTGTACGTTTACGTTCACCGGCGACATCAACGAACTGCTCGCCAGGCTGCCCGACCACGAGATGGTCGATGTCTCGATTGAGGAAGCGCCGCTTGAAGATGTCTTTCTGCGGTTCTACGGGGGTGGCGAGGATGTTTGA
- a CDS encoding ABC transporter permease subunit, whose product MFEFARYDAAKRLKGSVYLAVGMSLLAAFAVWAYPSYSRAMDMAQLREAFPEPMIQAFNIQTMASLEGFLAVELYMFGWVILLGLYFAYSAASIIADDIDRGRMDTLLSMPVSRPRIALERFAALGVPILTVNIVTAVVVLVSADLIGEPLSVVDVVALHLLSIPYLFACAGVGLLASVFFDRASIAQRVALGVTFGLYLVESLLTGTDYVRLGAIAPMRYFEPNEVLLDGTYDLVGAAILLGMIATLIAVSQLWFIRRDI is encoded by the coding sequence ATGTTTGAATTCGCCCGATATGACGCCGCCAAGCGCCTCAAGGGAAGCGTGTACCTTGCCGTTGGGATGTCGCTGTTGGCCGCGTTCGCCGTCTGGGCATACCCCTCGTACAGCCGAGCAATGGATATGGCGCAACTTCGGGAAGCGTTTCCTGAACCGATGATTCAAGCGTTCAACATCCAGACAATGGCTTCACTCGAGGGGTTTCTTGCGGTTGAGCTGTATATGTTCGGCTGGGTCATTCTGCTAGGGTTGTACTTCGCGTACAGCGCAGCGAGTATCATTGCCGACGACATCGACCGCGGGCGGATGGATACCTTGCTGTCAATGCCGGTGTCGCGGCCGCGTATCGCGCTCGAACGGTTCGCCGCACTCGGCGTGCCGATCCTGACGGTGAATATCGTCACGGCGGTCGTCGTGCTCGTAAGTGCTGACCTCATCGGGGAGCCACTGTCCGTCGTTGATGTCGTCGCCCTCCATTTGCTATCAATTCCGTACTTGTTTGCCTGTGCGGGAGTTGGATTGCTTGCATCGGTGTTTTTCGACCGTGCGAGTATCGCCCAACGCGTCGCACTCGGCGTGACGTTCGGACTCTACCTCGTCGAATCGTTGCTGACGGGAACGGATTACGTGAGACTGGGAGCGATTGCGCCGATGCGGTACTTCGAACCGAACGAGGTCCTTCTTGACGGGACGTATGATCTCGTCGGCGCGGCTATCCTTCTTGGGATGATAGCGACACTCATCGCCGTCAGCCAACTGTGGTTCATCCGACGTGATATTTAA
- a CDS encoding IS5 family transposase: MSKISRFTKKAVQLAKNAVGGRGEVAAPEGGGGFADYAVVSLHCLRVYLEKSYREALDLLSEMPHILGEIGLEPADLPHHSTLVKWFDRIKTALWRVLLRLSAQLHEPSGHAAIDATFFDREHASKHYCRRTNYRVQTLKATALVDTESHAILDVHCTTEKRHDTQLGWRVARRNAGDLASLAADKGYDWMELREKLREDGVRPLIKHREFRPIDHAHNARIDGPRYRQRAMCETVFSTIKRTLGDAVRARSWYGEFRELVLMCAVHNIKQAVKP; this comes from the coding sequence ATGTCGAAGATTTCCCGCTTCACGAAGAAAGCGGTTCAGTTAGCTAAAAATGCTGTCGGTGGTCGAGGCGAAGTCGCCGCCCCCGAAGGGGGTGGCGGCTTCGCCGATTACGCTGTTGTGTCGCTCCACTGTCTTCGGGTTTACTTGGAGAAGTCCTACCGAGAGGCGTTGGATCTGCTGAGCGAAATGCCACATATTCTCGGGGAGATCGGCCTCGAACCGGCCGATCTCCCGCATCACTCCACGCTAGTAAAGTGGTTTGACAGGATCAAGACAGCACTCTGGCGAGTGCTGCTGCGCCTCTCGGCGCAGCTGCACGAGCCGAGCGGACACGCCGCTATTGACGCGACGTTTTTCGACCGCGAACACGCCAGCAAACACTACTGCCGTCGGACAAATTACCGCGTTCAGACGCTCAAAGCAACAGCTCTCGTGGACACAGAAAGCCACGCCATTCTGGACGTTCACTGTACGACTGAGAAACGTCACGACACACAGCTCGGCTGGCGGGTCGCCCGCCGCAACGCGGGCGACCTCGCCAGCCTCGCCGCCGACAAAGGCTACGATTGGATGGAGTTACGCGAGAAACTCCGTGAAGACGGCGTGAGACCGCTGATCAAGCATCGTGAGTTCCGGCCCATCGATCACGCGCATAACGCGCGGATCGATGGGCCTCGCTACCGCCAACGAGCGATGTGTGAGACGGTCTTCTCAACGATCAAGCGCACGCTCGGCGACGCCGTGCGTGCGCGATCTTGGTACGGTGAATTTCGTGAGCTCGTCCTGATGTGTGCGGTTCACAACATCAAGCAGGCGGTGAAACCGTGA
- a CDS encoding DUF4209 domain-containing protein, protein MEELESLLEVGPHDSTFRYQFSTVMREMRDEWGRSPEEIRDEIGEADCDHPFLTAIVGLSRWVENETYRDGAELAVTKLEEGFEIADEESWEPLAATVLEEWLQLLVQLQHDDALEATIEEAIAFLRRTDELAIGPAFDILDLVVEHPEAIPATVIDDLLAFLEEQADEAREERDYDTCRKYWRHILEVNRVTDQSVERAKDGIIESYHEQLAFLQGGQHAVRASVAHEAVKECVEWVDEATRAEWEQEHRKANRASIDQMGEFSYQPPDEEIEELDNALESIIDQFEELKEERHTGFAIKWLVNRDILVPDSEPVDRGPGVSFRELVQSRTITSSGGSYSQDESGGDWSDLYLVAVQHSHKVLQDLIYRLVNRGLIHEGDFFILFNRRNTLRADTIAFLSDFVIAFFENRGAAATHIGMAQLEAVIRSQMEEYGKSTLRLDPDTGELHPRSMTGLLGQLEGDVAESWMTYMRYRYTDLSGQNVRNKIAHGHLRYRQAQWGMGCILLFDMLRSFLELERAYT, encoded by the coding sequence GTGGAGGAACTGGAATCGTTACTAGAGGTCGGGCCGCATGATTCCACGTTCCGCTATCAGTTCTCCACGGTGATGCGAGAGATGCGTGACGAGTGGGGTCGCTCACCCGAGGAGATTCGTGATGAGATCGGTGAGGCAGATTGTGATCACCCGTTTCTTACTGCTATTGTGGGGTTGTCACGGTGGGTCGAAAATGAAACCTATCGTGATGGGGCAGAACTAGCGGTCACGAAACTGGAGGAGGGGTTTGAAATCGCCGATGAAGAAAGTTGGGAACCGTTAGCAGCAACGGTACTAGAAGAGTGGTTACAGTTACTGGTGCAACTCCAGCACGATGACGCCCTTGAAGCGACGATTGAGGAAGCGATTGCTTTCCTTCGGCGTACGGATGAGTTGGCTATCGGGCCGGCGTTCGATATTCTCGATTTAGTTGTTGAACATCCTGAGGCCATTCCTGCAACTGTCATTGATGATCTGCTTGCCTTCTTGGAGGAGCAGGCGGATGAAGCGCGTGAAGAGCGTGACTACGATACTTGTCGGAAATATTGGCGGCATATTCTGGAGGTCAATCGAGTGACGGATCAATCGGTGGAGAGGGCGAAGGACGGAATTATTGAGTCGTATCACGAACAGCTGGCGTTTCTTCAAGGCGGGCAGCATGCCGTGCGTGCATCAGTGGCCCACGAAGCTGTCAAAGAGTGTGTTGAGTGGGTTGATGAAGCGACGCGGGCGGAGTGGGAGCAGGAGCACCGGAAGGCGAACCGGGCGAGTATTGATCAGATGGGTGAATTTTCGTATCAGCCACCGGACGAGGAGATTGAGGAGCTTGATAACGCACTTGAATCGATCATTGATCAATTTGAAGAGCTAAAAGAGGAACGGCATACTGGTTTTGCGATTAAGTGGCTGGTCAACCGCGATATATTGGTTCCTGATTCGGAGCCGGTGGATCGTGGGCCAGGAGTATCGTTCCGCGAGCTTGTGCAGTCAAGGACCATCACGTCGTCAGGCGGATCGTATTCACAGGATGAATCAGGTGGTGACTGGTCAGATTTGTACTTGGTCGCGGTACAGCACAGTCACAAGGTATTGCAAGATTTGATCTACCGGTTAGTGAACCGGGGATTGATTCACGAGGGTGATTTCTTCATTTTGTTCAATCGACGTAACACGTTGCGGGCTGACACAATCGCGTTTCTATCCGACTTTGTGATCGCGTTCTTCGAGAACCGAGGGGCAGCGGCAACCCATATCGGGATGGCCCAGCTTGAGGCGGTAATCCGCAGCCAGATGGAAGAATACGGAAAGAGCACACTCCGCCTTGATCCTGACACCGGCGAGTTACATCCTCGATCAATGACCGGGTTATTGGGCCAGTTAGAAGGTGACGTCGCCGAGTCATGGATGACCTATATGCGGTACCGATACACGGATCTCTCGGGACAGAATGTTCGGAATAAGATCGCTCACGGTCATCTCCGATACCGCCAGGCACAGTGGGGTATGGGTTGTATCCTATTGTTCGATATGTTGCGAAGCTTCCTCGAGCTGGAACGCGCCTACACCTGA